In Nocardioides sp. InS609-2, a single genomic region encodes these proteins:
- the coaD gene encoding pantetheine-phosphate adenylyltransferase, with protein MRRVVCPGSFDPVTNGHLDIVERAASLFDEVVVAVGVNASKNRLFSATERIEMLTTACQDIPNVRVDGFSGLLTDFCREHEIVAIVKGLRAVSDFDYELQMAQMNSSLAPIETVFVPTSPEYSFLASSLVKEVAAFGGDVAGLVPAFVHTRLTERLAERAREQSDE; from the coding sequence GTGCGACGCGTCGTGTGTCCCGGTTCGTTCGACCCGGTCACCAACGGTCACCTCGACATCGTCGAGCGCGCGGCCTCCCTGTTCGACGAAGTCGTCGTCGCGGTCGGCGTCAACGCCTCCAAGAACCGCCTCTTCAGCGCCACCGAGCGCATCGAGATGCTAACGACGGCCTGCCAGGACATCCCCAACGTGCGCGTCGACGGCTTCAGCGGCCTGCTGACCGACTTCTGCCGGGAGCACGAGATCGTCGCGATCGTGAAGGGGCTGCGCGCGGTCAGTGACTTCGACTACGAGCTGCAGATGGCCCAGATGAACTCCAGCCTGGCGCCGATCGAGACGGTGTTCGTGCCGACCAGCCCGGAGTACTCCTTCCTGGCGTCGTCGCTGGTGAAGGAGGTCGCGGCCTTCGGTGGCGACGTGGCCGGGCTCGTCCCGGCCTTCGTGCACACGCGG
- the rsmD gene encoding 16S rRNA (guanine(966)-N(2))-methyltransferase RsmD, giving the protein MTRIIGGTAGGRRLHTPRGVATRPTSDRVREALFSAIESWCGSLSGLRFLDLYAGSGAVGLEAWSRGAGVVTLVEQDRRTAALISDNARELDFARAHVLASSVTTALAKVPTAPYDVAFLDPPYPLEASRVDADLVAMVAQQWLVPGAIVVVERSSRGEPITWPEGLVGEREKKYGETMLWYGRAAPNPEE; this is encoded by the coding sequence ATGACGCGGATCATCGGGGGAACCGCCGGCGGACGACGCCTGCACACACCCAGGGGAGTGGCGACCAGGCCGACGAGCGACCGGGTGCGGGAGGCCTTGTTCTCGGCTATCGAGTCGTGGTGTGGCTCCTTGTCGGGGCTGCGCTTCTTGGACCTGTACGCCGGATCCGGGGCCGTCGGCCTCGAGGCGTGGTCCCGCGGGGCCGGCGTCGTGACGCTCGTCGAGCAGGACCGTCGCACCGCGGCGCTGATCTCCGACAACGCCCGCGAGCTCGACTTCGCGCGCGCCCACGTGCTGGCCTCGTCGGTGACGACCGCACTGGCCAAGGTGCCCACCGCGCCGTACGACGTGGCGTTCCTCGACCCGCCGTACCCACTCGAGGCCAGCCGGGTCGACGCCGACCTCGTGGCGATGGTCGCCCAGCAGTGGCTGGTGCCGGGGGCGATAGTCGTGGTCGAGCGGTCCTCGCGGGGCGAGCCGATCACCTGGCCGGAGGGTCTGGTCGGGGAGCGGGAGAAGAAGTACGGCGAGACGATGCTTTGGTACGGTCGCGCCGCCCCCAACCCCGAGGAGTAG